From the genome of Populus alba chromosome 10, ASM523922v2, whole genome shotgun sequence, one region includes:
- the LOC118059689 gene encoding AT-hook motif nuclear-localized protein 15, translated as MANRWWAGNVAMSGVDPVSSSSSLHLRNLEEDSTPPGLNRLGPRREQDFTDTNTSSPKTTTTATPPSTQNQEEHEDSRDNTNNQESGDHTALETIEPGSGSTSRRPRGRPAGSKNKPKPPIVITKESPNSLHSHVLEISSGSDIVESIATFSHRRHRGVSILSGSGIVNNVTLRQPAAPGGVITLHGRFEILSLSGSFLPAPSPPGATGLTVYLAGGQGQVVGGTVMGELIAAGPVMVIAATFSNATYERLPLEEQEQEGMQLQQQVNSPGTNNGNAAAGGGASSGGGNNSVTQSSQGLGEHVSIPGYNLPPNLLPNGQVPHDMFWCPPPRPPPSY; from the coding sequence ATGGCAAATCGCTGGTGGGCTGGAAATGTTGCCATGAGCGGTGTAGATCCAgtatcttcatcttcatctcttCACTTGAGAAATCTGGAAGAAGACAGCACTCCtcccggtttgaaccggttggGTCCAAGAAGAGAGCAGGATTTCACTGACACCAACACCAGTAGCCCTAAAACAACCACCACCGCCACACCTCCCAGTACTCAAAACCAAGAGGAACATGAAGATAGCAGAGACAACACCAACAACCAAGAATCTGGCGACCACACTGCTCTCGAAACCATTGAACCAGGCAGTGGTAGCACATCTCGCAGGCCTAGAGGCCGACCTGCTGGTTCAAAGAACAAACCAAAACCTCCCATTGTCATCACCAAAGAAAGCCCTAATTCTCTCCACAGCCATGTCTTGGAAATCAGCTCCGGCAGTGACATCGTTGAGAGCATTGCCACTTTCTCTCATCGCCGCCATCGAGGTGTTTCTATCCTTAGCGGAAGTGGTATTGTGAACAATGTTACTCTCAGGCAGCCTGCAGCACCCGGTGGGGTTATCACTCTTCATGGAAGATTCGAGATTTTGTCATTGTCCGGTTCGTTTCTCCCTGCCCCATCGCCTCCAGGAGCAACGGGGCTGACTGTTTATTTGGCAGGTGGACAAGGACAGGTGGTGGGAGGTACTGTGATGGGGGAGCTGATAGCAGCAGGGCCGGTGATGGTGATTGCAGCAACGTTCAGTAATGCGACTTATGAAAGGTTGCCACTCGAGGAGCAAGAGCAAGAAGGGATGCAATTGCAACAGCAAGTGAATTCACCAGGGACTAATAATGGCAATGCTGCTGCAGGTGGTGGTGCCAGTAGCGGTGGCGGTAATAATTCAGTGACTCAATCTTCTCAGGGTTTAGGTGAGCATGTTTCAATCCCTGGGTACAATTTGCCTCCTAATTTGTTACCCAATGGACAAGTGCCACATGATATGTTTTGGTGTCCCCCTCCCCGCCCTCCCCCCTCTTACTAA
- the LOC118059687 gene encoding uncharacterized protein isoform X2, translating to MSQTHLRPRHDPARKISLVSLPDKTCKIFSYLTRISLLLCLIFSICLVLYTTFSPNQNPFSNRLPPRTRTGTKLAPGPPTNISHVLFCIGGSTATWRDRSLYSSIWWVPNVTRGFVWLEQKIESHQSNKNVPAVKVSSPEWTRFKYSSSRSAVRIARIISDSVKLRLPDVRWFVMGDDDTVYYTDNLVSVLSRYDHKQMWYIGGNSESVEQDVIHTYDMAFGGGGFAISYPLAERLVTILDGCLDRYYYFYGSDQRIWACISEIGVPLSRERGFHQLDIRGSAYGLLAAHPLAPLISLHHLENLEPLFPNHNQIDSLKSINRAYQVDPPRIFQQTFCHDSKRKWSISISWGYTVQLYPLLLPAMDLQTPEQTFKTWRSWSNGPFTFNTRPVEPDPCKRPVVFMLEQANEGRVNGSLTSYKRIVHAPGKTCKTTQYAQAMSVQRILVSSLKMEPDYWKKAPRRYCCELMNKGSIKNSSMQLRIRRCRNWESITSSLD from the exons ATGAGTCAGACTCATTTACGACCTCGTCATGACCCGGCCAGAAAAATTAGTCTGGTTTCTCTTCCAGATAAAACCTGCAAAATTTTCTCATATCTCACGAGAATATCTCTCCTCCTTTGTCTCATTTTCTCAATATGTCTCGTCCTCTACACCACGTTTTCCCCCAACCAAAACCCGTTCTCGAATCGTCTACCCCCCCGCACCCGAACAGGAACCAAACTCGCACCCGGCCCGCCCACTAACATCTCCCACGTCCTTTTTTGCATCGGTGGATCAACCGCCACATGGCGCGATCGTAGCCTGTACAGCTCCATCTGGTGGGTCCCGAACGTTACACGAGGGTTTGTTTGGCTTGAGCAAAAGATCGAAAGCCACCAGTCCAATAAAAACGTCCCGGCTGTCAAGGTGTCATCTCCAGAGTGGACCCGGTTTAAATATTCTAGCTCAAGATCAGCGGTCAGGATTGCAAGGATCATAAGTGATAGCGTTAAATTAAGGTTGCCTGATGTGAGGTGGTTTGTCATGGGAGATGATGATACCGTGTATTACACTGACAACTTAGTTTCGGTGTTATCGAGGTATGATCATAAACAAATGTGGTACATTGGAGGGAATTCTGAGAGTGTGGAACAAGATGTGATTCATACTTATGACATGGCTTTCGGTGGGGGTGGATTTGCTATTAGTTATCCATTGGCTGAGAGATTGGTCACTATACTGGACGGTTGTCTTGATAGGTACTATTATTTCTACGGTTCTGATCAGAGGATCTGGGCTTGTATCAGTGAGATCGGCGTGCCTCTCTCTAGAGAACGTGGGTTCCACCAG TTGGATATTAGAGGAAGCGCATATGGTCTCCTAGCAGCACATCCTCTAGCCCCTCTCATATCACTCCACCACCTTGAAAATCTGGAGCCGCTGTTTCCAAATCACAACCAAATAGACTCGCTTAAATCCATAAATCGGGCATACCAGGTTGACCCGCCCCGGATTTTTCAACAAACATTTTGCCATGACTCCAAGCGGAAATGGTCCATATCCATATCATGGGGCTACACAGTTCAGCTGTACCCATTATTGTTGCCAGCCATGGACTTGCAAACACCAGAGCAGACATTCAAGACGTGGCGGAGTTGGAGCAATGGACCGTTCACATTCAATACCCGACCCGTGGAGCCTGACCCTTGTAAACGACCGGTTGTTTTTATGCTTGAGCAGGCCAACGAGGGGAGGGTTAATGGTTCCTTGACGAGTTACAAGAGGATCGTGCATGCACCAGGGAAGACCTGTAAGACAACACAGTATGCCCAAGCAATGTCAGTGCAGAGAATTCTTGTATCCTCATTGAAAATGGAGCCAGATTATTGGAAAAAG GCACCAAGAAGATATTGCTGTGAGTTGATGAATAAAGGGAGCATAAAGAACAGCAGTATGCAGCTTAGGATTAGAAGATGCAGAAATTGGGAAAGTATTACTTCTAGTTTAGACTAG
- the LOC118059686 gene encoding zinc finger protein 10 produces the protein MEQAQYWLWMKRKQLLKSQLPASMKSISGSWEEKAFAEDSSGHLGGCIWPPRSYSCSFCNREFRSAQALGGHMNVHRRDRARLKQSLSPHNYVFQHQNHIQSSLKPLGSHFPSDQVCTLDNFDLDPKLSVSRATNIASTLSSYRVSTLSNQENLSEHAFVSPPSSSFVQEQHKGYSYLHDNLSGSDHSLSARLHSKPEAERNQGEAKVTCLNHDKFVATDLFMDLGSVINSHGLLSPGSCGGEAISCKRPRTSVSVLSLLVKPRPNDRYILQSEAAGPTSSSKEGIDLELRLGTETPKR, from the coding sequence ATGGAACAAGCTCAATACTGGCTGTGGATGAAGAGGAAACAACTCTTGAAGTCACAGCTGCCAGCATCAATGAAATCCATCAGTGGTTCGTGGGAAGAGAAAGCTTTTGCAGAAGATTCATCTGGGCACCTTGGTGGATGCATCTGGCCGCCAAGATCTTATTCTTGCAGTTTTTGTAACAGAGAATTCAGGTCAGCTCAAGCCCTAGGTGGTCACATGAATGTTCATAGGAGGGATAGGGCTAGGCTTAAGCAATCTCTTAGTCCtcataattatgtttttcaacatcaaaatcatatccAAAGTTCACTTAAACCATTAGGGTCTCATTTCCCATCTGATCAGGTTTGTACCTTAGATAATTTTGATCTGGACCCCAAACTTTCTGTCTCTAGAGCTACTAATATTGCATCAACTCTGTCCTCTTATAGGGTTTCAACTCTGTCCAATCAAGAAAATTTAAGCGAACATGCCTTTGTTTCTcccccttcttcttccttcGTTCAAGAACAGCATAAAGGGTATTCTTATCTCCATGATAATTTATCAGGCTCAGATCATTCTTTGTCAGCTAGACTTCATTCAAAACCTGAAGCAGAAAGGAATCAAGGTGAAGCAAAGGTTACATGCTTGAACCATGATAAGTTTGTTGCGACTGACTTATTTATGGACCTGGGTTCTGTTATTAATAGCCACGGTTTATTATCACCTGGTTCTTGTGGTGGCGAGGCAATCAGTTGCAAAAGGCCTAGAACCAGTGTTTCAGTGCTCTCACTGCTGGTTAAGCCACGTCCAAATGATAGATACATTCTTCAATCAGAGGCAGCCGGACCTACTTCTAGCTCCAAGGAGGGCATAGATCTTGAACTCAGGCTTGGTACTGAGACACCAAAAAGGTGA
- the LOC118059688 gene encoding thylakoid lumenal 15 kDa protein 1, chloroplastic, with translation MAHLLNVSLCTKIPQIPPLSLTKPSLSIPRFHSLSHSRCHNPQALILNKQLLVDFAKTGLLALLSVSLSFTDPALAFKGGGPYGSEVTRGQDLTGKDFSGRTLIKQDFKTSILRQANFKGAKLLGASFFDADLTGADLSDADLRSADLSLANVAKVNLSNANLEGALATGNTSFRGSNITGADFTDVPLREDQREYLCKVADGVNPTTGNATRDTLLCN, from the exons ATGGCTCATCTTCTTAACGTTTCTTTGTGCACCAAAATCCCACAAATACCCCCTCTCTCACTAACCAAACCTTCCCTCTCAATCCCACGCTTCCATTCCCTCTCCCACTCTCGCTGTCACAACCCACAG GCATTGATACTAAACAAGCAACTGCTAGTAGATTTTGCAAAGACAGGCTTGCTTGCccttctctctgtctctctctcttttactgATCCTGCTCTTGCATTCAAG GGAGGAGGACCGTATGGTTCTGAAGTTACGAGGGGCCAGGATCTTACTGGCAAGGATTTCAGTGGCAGAACTTTGATTAAGCAAGATTTTAAGACG TCCATACTAAGACAAGCCAATTTCAAAGGTGCAAAGTTGTTGGGAGCTAGCTTTTTCGATGCTGATTTAACAG GGGCTGATCTTTCAGATGCTGACCTTAGAAGTGCGGATCTCTCTTTGGCGAATGTGGCAAAG GTAAATTTGAGCAATGCTAACTTGGAAGGTGCACTTGCTACCGGCAACACATCTTTTAGAGGATCAAATATAACAGGAGCTG ATTTCACAGATGTGCCTTTGAGAGAGGACCAACGTGAGTACTTGTGCAAAGTTGCCGATGG GGTGAATCCAACTACTGGAAATGCAACACGCGATACATTGCTTTGCAACTAG
- the LOC118059687 gene encoding uncharacterized protein isoform X1, with protein MSQTHLRPRHDPARKISLVSLPDKTCKIFSYLTRISLLLCLIFSICLVLYTTFSPNQNPFSNRLPPRTRTGTKLAPGPPTNISHVLFCIGGSTATWRDRSLYSSIWWVPNVTRGFVWLEQKIESHQSNKNVPAVKVSSPEWTRFKYSSSRSAVRIARIISDSVKLRLPDVRWFVMGDDDTVYYTDNLVSVLSRYDHKQMWYIGGNSESVEQDVIHTYDMAFGGGGFAISYPLAERLVTILDGCLDRYYYFYGSDQRIWACISEIGVPLSRERGFHQGNTRWRLREGSVVKVCSVLLCSVAHTLSTKEVTFVGLSKKRSILFKKKTLDIRGSAYGLLAAHPLAPLISLHHLENLEPLFPNHNQIDSLKSINRAYQVDPPRIFQQTFCHDSKRKWSISISWGYTVQLYPLLLPAMDLQTPEQTFKTWRSWSNGPFTFNTRPVEPDPCKRPVVFMLEQANEGRVNGSLTSYKRIVHAPGKTCKTTQYAQAMSVQRILVSSLKMEPDYWKKAPRRYCCELMNKGSIKNSSMQLRIRRCRNWESITSSLD; from the exons ATGAGTCAGACTCATTTACGACCTCGTCATGACCCGGCCAGAAAAATTAGTCTGGTTTCTCTTCCAGATAAAACCTGCAAAATTTTCTCATATCTCACGAGAATATCTCTCCTCCTTTGTCTCATTTTCTCAATATGTCTCGTCCTCTACACCACGTTTTCCCCCAACCAAAACCCGTTCTCGAATCGTCTACCCCCCCGCACCCGAACAGGAACCAAACTCGCACCCGGCCCGCCCACTAACATCTCCCACGTCCTTTTTTGCATCGGTGGATCAACCGCCACATGGCGCGATCGTAGCCTGTACAGCTCCATCTGGTGGGTCCCGAACGTTACACGAGGGTTTGTTTGGCTTGAGCAAAAGATCGAAAGCCACCAGTCCAATAAAAACGTCCCGGCTGTCAAGGTGTCATCTCCAGAGTGGACCCGGTTTAAATATTCTAGCTCAAGATCAGCGGTCAGGATTGCAAGGATCATAAGTGATAGCGTTAAATTAAGGTTGCCTGATGTGAGGTGGTTTGTCATGGGAGATGATGATACCGTGTATTACACTGACAACTTAGTTTCGGTGTTATCGAGGTATGATCATAAACAAATGTGGTACATTGGAGGGAATTCTGAGAGTGTGGAACAAGATGTGATTCATACTTATGACATGGCTTTCGGTGGGGGTGGATTTGCTATTAGTTATCCATTGGCTGAGAGATTGGTCACTATACTGGACGGTTGTCTTGATAGGTACTATTATTTCTACGGTTCTGATCAGAGGATCTGGGCTTGTATCAGTGAGATCGGCGTGCCTCTCTCTAGAGAACGTGGGTTCCACCAG GGAAATACTAGGTGGCGCCTCCGGGAGGGGTCGGTTGTTAAAGTCTGCTCTGTCCTTTTGTGCTCAGTTGCCCACACACTTTCAACAAAAGAGGTGACCTTTGTTGGTCTCAGTAAAAAGAGAAGTATTTTGTTCAAGAAGAAAACA TTGGATATTAGAGGAAGCGCATATGGTCTCCTAGCAGCACATCCTCTAGCCCCTCTCATATCACTCCACCACCTTGAAAATCTGGAGCCGCTGTTTCCAAATCACAACCAAATAGACTCGCTTAAATCCATAAATCGGGCATACCAGGTTGACCCGCCCCGGATTTTTCAACAAACATTTTGCCATGACTCCAAGCGGAAATGGTCCATATCCATATCATGGGGCTACACAGTTCAGCTGTACCCATTATTGTTGCCAGCCATGGACTTGCAAACACCAGAGCAGACATTCAAGACGTGGCGGAGTTGGAGCAATGGACCGTTCACATTCAATACCCGACCCGTGGAGCCTGACCCTTGTAAACGACCGGTTGTTTTTATGCTTGAGCAGGCCAACGAGGGGAGGGTTAATGGTTCCTTGACGAGTTACAAGAGGATCGTGCATGCACCAGGGAAGACCTGTAAGACAACACAGTATGCCCAAGCAATGTCAGTGCAGAGAATTCTTGTATCCTCATTGAAAATGGAGCCAGATTATTGGAAAAAG GCACCAAGAAGATATTGCTGTGAGTTGATGAATAAAGGGAGCATAAAGAACAGCAGTATGCAGCTTAGGATTAGAAGATGCAGAAATTGGGAAAGTATTACTTCTAGTTTAGACTAG
- the LOC118059684 gene encoding protein phosphatase 2C 37 yields MVGICCGVAGERETAAPVEPSSRASRRKRLELRPLKLVTEVAIPPLSTLDITPAKRQKMELLPIPLSRDCGNAVENCKTIEENKNHSISNTSKSESVKLEEEASKFGMTSVRGRRRDMEDAVSIHTSFTTKNTSFFGVFDGHGCSHVAMRCRDRLHEIVKEEVEGFKEEEESVEWKETMKISFIKMDKEVENCFVEGDNSSNCRCELQTPQCDAVGSTAVVAVVTPEKIIVSNCGDSRAVLCRNGDAIPLSSDHKPDRPDELLRIQEAGGRVIYWDGPRVLGVLAMSRAIGDNYLKPYVIPEPDVTLTERTAEDEFLILASDGLWDVVPNDTACGVVRTCLRARKPPSPPGSPGSDAAVAGAAIESSDKSCSDASVLLTKLALARHSTDNVSVVVVDLRRNQH; encoded by the exons atggTCGGGATTTGCTGTGGAGTTGCTGGTGAAAGGGAAACAGCTGCACCAGTTGAGCCAAGTTCACGAGCTTCAAGGCGGAAAAGATTAGAACTCCGACCACTCAAGTTAGTTACCGAAGTGGCAATTCCACCGCTGTCGACTCTGGATATTACCCCAGCCAAACGGCAGAAAATGGAATTGTTGCCGATTCCTCTCTCACGTGATTGTGGAAACGCAGTAGAAAATTGCAAAACAAtcgaagaaaataaaaaccatagtATCTCGAATACAAGTAAATCAGAATCTGTGAAACTGGAAGAAGAAGCTTCAAAATTCGGCATGACGTCTGTTCGTGGTAGAAGAAGAGACATGGAAGACGCCGTCTCGATACACACGTCGTTTACTACTAAAAACACTtcgttttttggtgttttcgaCGGTCATGGCTGCTCACAC gTGGCGATGAGGTGTAGGGATCGGTTACATGAAATAGTGAAAGAAGAAGTTGAAGgttttaaagaagaagaagaaagtgtaGAGTGGAAGGAAACTATGAagataagttttataaagatggATAAAGAAGTGGAGAATTGCTTTGTTGAAGGAGATAATAGTTCTAATTGTAGGTGTGAGTTACAGACTCCGCAGTGCGACGCCGTTGGATCTACTGCCGTGGTTGCCGTGGTGACGCCTGAAAAGATTATTGTCTCGAATTGTGGCGATTCTCGTGCAGTTCTTTGTCGAAACGGTGACGCTATTCCTCTCTCATCGGATCACAAG CCTGATCGACCAGATGAATTGCTTCGGATACAAGAAGCTGGTGGCCGTGTAATTTACTGGGATGGGCCAAGAGTTCTTGGTGTTTTGGCCATGTCTAGAGCCATAG GTGATAATTACTTGAAGCCCTATGTGATACCGGAACCGGATGTGACTTTGACGGAGCGGACGGCGGAGGATGAGTTTTTGATACTGGCAAGTGATGGACTGTGGGATGTGGTGCCAAATGATACTGCTTGCGGGGTAGTGCGAACGTGCCTCCGTGCCCGAAAGCCACCGTCACCACCCGGGTCTCCTGGCAGCGACGCTGCCGTGGCCGGAGCCGCCATTGAGAGTTCTGATAAGTCCTGCTCAGATGCATCAGTTCTGTTGACCAAGTTGGCCTTGGCCAGGCATAGCACGGACAATGttagtgttgttgttgttgatttgAGAAGAAATCAGCATTAA